AGACCCAGGACATGAGCGGCGAGGCTGCGTCCCGGACCTCGATCGATCTTCCCGGCCGGCAAGAGGAGATGATCAAGGCCATCCAGGCCACCGGCGTGCCCGTGGTCCTGGTCCTTATGAACGGCCGCCCCCTCACCCTCCCTTGGGAGGCCGAGCATCTTCCCGCCATCCTGGAAAGCTGGTTCTTAGGGGTCCAGCATGGCCGGGCGGTGGCCGATGTGCTCTTCGGGGACTTCAACCCCAGCGGCCGCCTGGCTGTCACCTTTCCGCGCAACCTCGGGCAGGTACCCATCTACTACGCCCAGATGAACACCGGTCGGCCCAATATCGGCAAAGAAAAATGGGAATCCAAGTACATCGATTCTCCCAGTAGTCCCCTCTTCCCCTTCGGGTTCGGCCTGAGCTACACCACCTTCGATTATTCCGACCTCGCCCTGGACGCCAAGTCCATCCATCCCGCAGGATCCCTCCAGGTCTCCTTGACCGTCCGCAACACGGGGAAAGTGGAAGGGACCGAGGTGGTCCAACTCTACGTCCGTGAGAACGTCGCCAGCATCACTCAACCTGTCCGGAAGCTTGTGGACTTCCGAAAGATCACCTTGGCGCCAGGCGCCTCCCAAAAGGTCCAATTCACCCTTCCAGGAAGCAAGCTCAGCTTCTTCAACGGGCAGGGCCATGCCGTGACCGAACCCGGTCCTTTCACCCTCTGGGTGGCCAAGGACGCCTTGGACCCAGGCCTTTCCGATTCCTTCGAGCTGGTGCTGAAGTAGCGCTTTTCCCCATCCCCGCCGGGCCGTAAGGCCCGGCGGGCTTCTTCTTTATCCCCTCGCCAAGAGCGGATTTTCGGGTCAAAAACGTCCAAAATTCATGCTATCTTTTAGCCTCTTTGAACGCCTGTGATCACGCTCCAGGAGCCCCCTGATGGCCAAAGCCAAAAAAACCGCCAAATCCAAGAAGCCCGCCAAAATGGCAAAAGGAAAGAAAGGGAACCGGAAATTCACCTTTCTCTTCCTTCTGGTCCTTTTGTTGCTCGTCGCTGAATTGATTTCCTATGTAATGAAAAAGGCAAACGAAGCCAAAGTGATCAACGTCCAAAAGATCCAGGAAATAAATGGTAACGCCACATCCGGGACCGGCTTCAAGGCCTGGGACATGGTCCCTTATGCCGGTGGGCTTGCTTTGACCGACCAAACCTCGTCCCGGATCCTATTCCTCGATCTCCAAGGGAACCAGACGGGCGAGATCTCGGGAAAGACCGAAGGCGCCCCCCCCTTCAAGGAACCTTCCGGCCTGACCGTGGACGCTTCCGGCGACCTGTTCGTGATGGATACTTGGAACACCTTGATCCGTGGTTTCGGGCCCGATCACAAACCCATCCTACGGATCGACCTGAGCGACAAGCGTTACTATGGTCCCCGGGGTTTGGCCTGGGACCACAATTCTTTCCTGGTAGCCGACACTGGCAGTCACCGCTTGGCCCGGATCGGAGAGGACGGTACCCAAATGGGGGCTTGGGGTACCCGCGGATCCTCCAAAGGGCAATTCGATAATCCTTATGACGTGGTCCTAGACGACCATGGCAACGCTTTCGTGGTGGATCGGGAAAATGACCGCATTCAGGTGCTGGACGGACAAGGAAAATTCGTCCGGGAGATCGCATTGGGGGCCCAACCGACCGCAGAGGCCATCGACCCGGCCCAAAAAACCCTTTATGTTTCCTCCCAGGAGGGGCGTTTCGTGAAGGCCTTCAGCCTGGAAGGAAAATATATCGGGATGGTGGCGGAAGCCGGTCAAAAGGACCCTTCCATTCCCGACATCAACGCCCTTTGCGTGCTTCCCAACGGGGACCTGGCTTTGCTTCAGGGCGGCACCCGTATCCTCATCGAACACAT
This window of the bacterium genome carries:
- a CDS encoding NHL repeat-containing protein; its protein translation is MAKAKKTAKSKKPAKMAKGKKGNRKFTFLFLLVLLLLVAELISYVMKKANEAKVINVQKIQEINGNATSGTGFKAWDMVPYAGGLALTDQTSSRILFLDLQGNQTGEISGKTEGAPPFKEPSGLTVDASGDLFVMDTWNTLIRGFGPDHKPILRIDLSDKRYYGPRGLAWDHNSFLVADTGSHRLARIGEDGTQMGAWGTRGSSKGQFDNPYDVVLDDHGNAFVVDRENDRIQVLDGQGKFVREIALGAQPTAEAIDPAQKTLYVSSQEGRFVKAFSLEGKYIGMVAEAGQKDPSIPDINALCVLPNGDLALLQGGTRILIEHILPPPAQ